A stretch of Procambarus clarkii isolate CNS0578487 chromosome 80, FALCON_Pclarkii_2.0, whole genome shotgun sequence DNA encodes these proteins:
- the LOC123746248 gene encoding nascent polypeptide-associated complex subunit alpha, muscle-specific form-like, with the protein MAYNPRVPAYMVYNPRVLAYMAYNPRVLAYMAFNPRVLAYMAFNPRVLAYMAYNPRVLAYMAFNPRVLAYMAYNPRVLAYMAYNPRVLAYMAYNPRVPAYMAFNPRVPAYMAFNPRVLAYMAYNPRVLAYMAFNPRVLAYMAFNPRVLAYMAFNPRVLAYMAYNPRVLAYMAFNPRVLAYMAYNPRVPAYKAYNCVFLTLTSNIAAIETTSPRLSLTAPKPHHASASPRLNLTTPQPHHASTSPRLSLTTPQPHHASASPRLSLTTSQPHHALASPRLSLTAPQPHHASASPRLSLTAPQPHHASASPRLSLTAPQPHRASASPRLSLTAPQPHHASASPRLSLTAPQPHHASASPRLSLTAPQPHRASASPRLSLTAPQPHHALASPRLSFTTPQPHHALASPRLSLTAHQLRGRKPARSLPVG; encoded by the exons ATGGCCTACAACCCCAGGGTCCCAGCTTATATGGTCTACAACCCCAGGGTCCTAGCTTATATGGCCTACAACCCCAGGGTCCTAGCTTATATGGCCTTCAACCCCAGGGTCCTAGCTTATATGGCCTTCAACCCCAGGGTCCTAGCTTATATGGCCTACAACCCCAGGGTCCTAGCTTATATGGCCTTCAACCCCAGGGTCCTAGCTTATATGGCCTACAACCCCAGGGTCCTAGCTTATATGGCCTACAACCCCAGGGTCCTAGCTTATATGGCCTACAACCCCAGGGTCCCAGCTTATATGGCCTTCAACCCCAGGGTCCCAGCTTATATGGCCTTCAACCCCAGGGTCCTAGCTTATATGGCCTACAACCCCAGGGTCCTAGCTTATATGGCCTTCAACCCCAGGGTCCTAGCTTATATGGCCTTCAACCCCAGGGTCCTAGCTTATATGGCCTTCAACCCCAGGGTCCTAGCTTATATGGCCTACAACCCCAGGGTCCTAGCTTATATGGCCTTCAACCCCAGGGTCCTAGCTTATATGGCCTACAACCCCAGGGTCCCAGCTTACAAGGCCTACAATTGTGTCTTTCTTACTTTGACAAGTAATATAGCTGCTATAGAAAcaa CCTCACCGCGCCTCAGCCTCACCGCGCCTAAGCCTCACCACGCCTCAGCCTCACCGCGCCTCAACCTCACCACGCCTCAACCTCACCACGCCTCAACCTCACCACGCCTCAGCCTCACCACGCCTCAACCTCACCACGCCTCAGCCTCACCGCGCCTCAGCCTCACCACGTCTCAGCCTCACCACGCCTTAGCCTCACCACGCCTTAGCCTCACCGCGCCTCAGCCTCACCACGCCTCAGCCTCACCCCGCCTCAGCCTCACCGCGCCTCAGCCTCACCACGCCTCAGCCTCACCACGCCTCAGCCTCACCGCGCCTCAGCCTCACCGCGCCTCAGCCTCACCCCGCCTCAGCCTCACCGCGCCTCAGCCTCACCACGCCTCAGCCTCACCACGCCTCAGCCTCACCGCGCCTCAGCCTCACCACGCCTCAGCCTCACCACGCCTCAGCCTCACCGCGCCTCAGCCTCACCGCGCCTCAGCCTCACCGCGCCTCAGCCTCACCGCGCCTCAGCCTCACCACGCCTTAGCCTCACCGCGCCTCAGCTTCACCACGCCTCAGCCTCACCACGCCTTAGCCTCACCACGCCTTAGCCTCACCGCGCATCAGCTGAGAGGAAGGAAGCCCGCCCGTTCCCTACCTGTGGGCTAG